The following are encoded in a window of Nitrospira sp. genomic DNA:
- a CDS encoding DUF3365 domain-containing protein has protein sequence MSTRHLGLAAALAGCFMVLAASVTWADPTYEQTARYVLDVVRAFRTAYVLHVVEHTRGAGPEPREDWERDAHFIPLPAQFVKAAAGQVTSVEIGLISLTPINPANRPRTPAETKALIQLEKDRQQSFLSFADGDQFTAVSADLALVRSCVECHNQHPQSARKNFREWDVMSGLVMRFRRPGSTPGLPLPLGPSPSPSDLFEQPVSPPPVMPPWVR, from the coding sequence ATGTCCACGCGTCACCTCGGTCTCGCCGCGGCCCTGGCCGGTTGCTTCATGGTTCTGGCGGCTTCTGTCACCTGGGCTGATCCGACCTATGAGCAGACGGCCCGCTATGTGCTGGATGTGGTGAGGGCGTTTCGCACGGCCTATGTGCTGCACGTCGTGGAGCATACGCGCGGAGCGGGCCCCGAGCCGCGCGAGGACTGGGAGCGGGACGCGCATTTCATTCCGCTTCCCGCGCAGTTCGTGAAGGCGGCTGCCGGACAGGTGACGTCGGTGGAGATCGGTCTGATCAGCCTGACGCCGATCAATCCGGCGAACCGGCCGAGAACTCCGGCGGAAACCAAGGCGTTGATTCAGTTGGAGAAGGACCGGCAGCAGAGCTTTCTCAGTTTTGCGGACGGGGATCAGTTCACCGCGGTCTCGGCGGATCTGGCGCTGGTCCGGTCTTGCGTCGAGTGCCACAATCAGCATCCGCAGTCGGCGCGAAAAAATTTCCGTGAATGGGACGTGATGAGCGGGCTCGTGATGCGATTCAGGCGCCCGGGATCCACGCCGGGACTGCCGCTGCCTCTGGGACCATCCCCGAGTCCTTCTGACCTGTTCGAGCAGCCTGTGTCTCCGCCCCCGGTCATGCCGCCCTGGGTGCGCTGA